Proteins encoded in a region of the Quercus lobata isolate SW786 chromosome 8, ValleyOak3.0 Primary Assembly, whole genome shotgun sequence genome:
- the LOC115957011 gene encoding (+)-neomenthol dehydrogenase-like, protein MQEGANVDWSKIVTDTYELAEECLKTNYYGAKGMIEALLPILQLSNSPRIVNVSSSMGRLKHIPNEWAKEVLGSAESLTEERVDEVLNEHLKDFKEGSLETKGWPRYSSAYIISKAAMNAYTRIVAKKFPSFQVNCVCPGYVKTDINYNNGYLTTDEGAESVVKLALLPNDGPSGLFFFRNEVTTFNSMQVNNAGIYGTILDGDALAASGLGKDEEGANVDVDWSKILTDTYELAEECLKINYNGAKGMIEALLPILQLSNSPRIVNVSSSLGHLKEIPSEWAKEVLANAESLTEERVDEVLNEYLKDFKEGSLETKGWPRYSSAYVLSKATLNACTRIVAKKFPSFRVNCVCPGYVKSDFNHNTGYLTTDEGAESVVKLALLPNDGPSGLFFSRNEVTTFD, encoded by the exons ATGCAGGAAGGTGCCAATGTGGATTGGAGTAAAATAGTGACCGACACTTACGAGTTAGCTGAAGAGTGCCTGAAAACAAACTACTATGGCGCCAAGGGAATGATTGAAGCACTTCTTCCAATCCTCCAGTTGTCCAATTCACCAAGGATTGTTAATGTTTCCTCTTCCATGGGACGCTTAAAG CATATACCAAATGAATGGGCTAAAGAAGTGTTAGGTAGTGCTGAAAGCCttacagaagaaagagttgaTGAGGTATTGAATGAACATCTGAAAGATTTTAAAGAGGGTTCCTTGGAAACCAAAGGCTGGCCTAGATATTCGTCTGCCTATATAATTTCAAAAGCAGCTATGAATGCCTACACAAGGATTGTGGCCAAAAAGTTCCCATCTTTCCAAGTCAATTGCGTCTGCCCTGGCTATGTCAAGACAGATATAAACTACAACAATGGCTACTTGACAACTGATGAAGGTGCTGAAAGTGTTGTAAAGTTAGCGCTCCTGCCCAACGATGGTCCTTCTGGCCTCTTCTTTTTTCGGAATGAAGTGACAACTTTT AATTCTATGCAGGTCAACAACGCTGGGATCTATGGAACTATATTAGATGGAGATGCTTTAGCCGCTTCAGGTCTTGGTAAG GATGAGGAAGGTGCCAATGTAGATGTAGATTGGAGTAAAATATTGACCGACACTTACGAGTTAGCTGAAGAGTGCCTGAAAATAAACTACAATGGTGCCAAAGGAATGATTGAAGCACTTCTTCCAATCCTCCAGTTGTCCAATTCACCAAGGATTGTTAATGTTTCCTCTTCCCTTGGGCACTTAAAG GAAATACCAAGTGAATGGGCTAAAGAAGTGTTAGCTAATGCTGAAAGCCTAACAGAAGAAAGAGTAGATGAGGTATTGAATGAATATCTAAAAGATTTTAAAGAGGGTTCCTTGGAAACCAAAGGCTGGCCAAGATATTCGTCTGCCTATGTGCTTTCAAAAGCAACTCTCAATGCCTGCACAAGGATTGTGGCTAAAAAGTTCCCGTCTTTCCGAGTCAATTGCGTCTGCCCTGGCTATGTCAAGTCAGATTTCAACCACAACACTGGCTACTTGACAACTGATGAAGGTGCTGAAAGTGTTGTAAAGTTAGCGCTCCTGCCCAACGATGGTCCTTCTGGCCTCTTCTTTTCTAGGAATGAAGTGACAACTTTTGATTGA